Proteins encoded together in one Streptomyces sp. NBC_01216 window:
- the rapZ gene encoding RNase adapter RapZ: protein MTAHDEHAVREPREQHDTHDREEDGAGHVSTSTKEAGETADAAIPELVIISGMSGAGRSTAAKCLEDLGWFVVDNLPPALIPTMVELGARSQGNVARIAVVVDVRGRQFFDALRESLAVLDSQQVTRRIVFLESSDEALVRRFESVRRPHPLQGDGRITDGIAAERDLLRELRGDADLVIDTSSLNVHELRAKMDAQFAGEEEPELRATVMSFGFKYGLPVDADLVVDMRFLPNPHWVPELRPFTGLNEEVSAYVFNQPGAKEFLDRYTELLQLIAAGYRREGKRYVTIAVGCTGGKHRSVATSEKLAARLAAEGVETVVVHRDMGRE from the coding sequence ATGACCGCGCACGACGAGCACGCCGTGCGCGAACCGCGTGAACAGCACGACACGCACGACCGAGAAGAAGACGGAGCAGGACACGTGAGTACGAGCACGAAGGAGGCCGGCGAGACCGCCGACGCGGCCATCCCCGAGCTGGTCATCATCTCCGGCATGTCCGGCGCCGGCCGGTCCACCGCGGCGAAGTGCCTGGAGGACCTCGGCTGGTTCGTCGTCGACAACCTGCCACCCGCGCTGATCCCCACCATGGTTGAGCTCGGCGCACGCTCCCAGGGCAACGTCGCCAGGATCGCCGTCGTCGTGGACGTCCGCGGTCGGCAGTTCTTCGACGCCCTCCGGGAGTCCCTCGCCGTCCTCGACTCCCAGCAGGTCACCCGCCGGATCGTCTTCCTGGAGTCCTCCGACGAGGCCCTCGTCCGGCGCTTCGAGTCGGTCCGCAGACCTCACCCTCTCCAGGGCGACGGCCGGATCACCGACGGGATCGCCGCCGAGCGCGACCTGCTGCGCGAGCTTCGCGGGGACGCCGACCTGGTCATCGACACCTCCAGCCTCAACGTCCACGAGCTGCGTGCCAAGATGGACGCCCAGTTCGCGGGCGAAGAGGAGCCGGAGCTGCGGGCCACGGTCATGTCCTTCGGATTCAAGTACGGGCTGCCCGTCGACGCCGATCTCGTCGTCGACATGCGCTTCCTGCCCAACCCGCACTGGGTCCCCGAGCTGCGGCCCTTCACCGGCCTCAACGAGGAGGTCTCGGCCTATGTCTTCAACCAGCCGGGCGCCAAGGAGTTCCTCGACCGCTACACCGAGCTGCTCCAGCTGATCGCGGCCGGCTACCGCCGCGAGGGCAAGCGGTACGTGACGATCGCCGTCGGCTGCACGGGCGGCAAGCACCGCTCGGTCGCCACCTCCGAGAAGCTGGCCGCCCGCCTCGCCGCGGAAGGGGTCGAGACCGTCGTCGTCCACCGGGACATGGGGCGCGAGTGA
- a CDS encoding gluconeogenesis factor YvcK family protein, which yields MKPYRRRTSTLSVRTLRRRGAQPKVVALGGGMGLSASLAALRRITGDLTAVVTVADDGGSSGRLREELGVLPPGDLRKALAALCGDDDWGQTWARVIQHRFQSKGDLHEHAVGNLLIVALWEQIGDHVQALDLVGKLLGAHGRVLPMSAVPLELQALVRGHDPTRPDEVDTVRGQATVALTPGEVQSVHLVPNDPPAVPEAVAAVLDADWVVLGPGSWFSSVIPHLLVPELLDALTETKARRVLSLNLAPQPGETEGFSPQRHLEVLGRHAPKLALDVVLADVAAVPDRESLADAAKRFGAAVELAPVARADGLPKHDPELLAAAYDRIFRMHGRIGPWR from the coding sequence GTGAAGCCCTATCGCCGACGTACGTCCACCCTTTCGGTGCGTACGCTCCGCAGACGCGGCGCCCAGCCCAAGGTCGTCGCACTCGGCGGGGGCATGGGCCTGTCGGCCTCCCTCGCCGCCCTGCGCCGCATCACCGGTGACCTGACCGCCGTGGTCACCGTCGCCGACGACGGAGGCTCCAGCGGACGGCTCCGCGAGGAACTGGGCGTGCTGCCGCCCGGCGACCTGCGCAAGGCGCTCGCCGCGCTGTGCGGCGACGACGACTGGGGCCAGACCTGGGCCCGGGTCATCCAGCACCGCTTCCAGTCCAAGGGCGACCTGCACGAGCACGCGGTCGGCAACCTGTTGATCGTCGCCCTGTGGGAGCAGATCGGCGACCACGTCCAGGCGCTGGACCTGGTCGGGAAGCTGCTCGGCGCGCACGGCCGGGTGCTGCCCATGTCCGCCGTCCCGCTGGAGCTCCAGGCGCTGGTCAGGGGCCACGATCCGACCCGCCCGGACGAGGTGGACACCGTCCGGGGCCAGGCGACGGTGGCGCTCACCCCCGGTGAGGTGCAGTCGGTGCACCTGGTCCCCAACGATCCGCCGGCCGTGCCCGAGGCCGTGGCCGCGGTCCTGGACGCGGACTGGGTCGTCCTGGGTCCCGGCTCCTGGTTCTCCTCGGTGATTCCGCACCTGCTCGTGCCCGAACTGCTGGACGCCCTGACGGAGACCAAGGCCCGTCGGGTGCTCTCGCTCAACCTCGCGCCGCAGCCGGGAGAAACCGAGGGGTTCTCTCCGCAACGTCATTTGGAGGTTTTGGGACGACACGCCCCTAAACTCGCGTTGGACGTGGTGTTGGCCGACGTGGCCGCCGTGCCCGACCGTGAATCCCTCGCCGACGCCGCCAAGCGGTTCGGCGCCGCGGTCGAGCTGGCGCCGGTCGCCCGCGCCGACGGGCTCCCGAAGCACGATCCGGAGCTGTTGGCCGCCGCGTACGACCGTATTTTTCGGATGCATGGAAGGATCGGCCCATGGCGATGA
- the whiA gene encoding DNA-binding protein WhiA, which translates to MAMTAAVKDEISRLPVTRTCCRKAEVSSILRFAGGLHLVSGRIVIEAELDTAMAARRLKRDILEIFGHSSELIVMAPGGLRRGSRFVVRVVAGGDQLARQTGLVDGRGRPIRGLPPQVVSGATCDAEAAWRGAFLAHGSLTEPGRSSSLEVTCPGPEAALALVGAARRLSIAAKAREVRGVDRVVVRDGDAIGALLTRLGAHESVLAWEERRMRREVRATANRLANFDDANLRRSARAAVAAGARVQRALEILADEVPEHLAAAGRLRMEHKQASLEELGALADPPLTKDAVAGRIRRLLAMADKRAQDLGVPGTESNLSEELDDSLVG; encoded by the coding sequence ATGGCGATGACGGCAGCGGTGAAGGACGAGATCTCCCGGCTTCCCGTCACCCGGACCTGCTGCAGGAAGGCAGAGGTCTCGTCGATCCTGCGGTTCGCGGGCGGTCTGCACCTGGTGAGCGGCCGGATCGTGATCGAGGCGGAGCTGGACACCGCGATGGCGGCCCGGCGTCTGAAGCGGGACATCCTGGAGATCTTCGGGCACAGCTCGGAGCTGATCGTGATGGCCCCCGGCGGGCTGCGGCGCGGTTCCCGCTTCGTCGTCCGCGTGGTCGCCGGCGGCGACCAGCTGGCCCGCCAGACCGGCCTGGTCGACGGCCGCGGCCGGCCGATCCGCGGCCTGCCCCCGCAGGTCGTCTCCGGAGCCACCTGTGACGCCGAGGCCGCCTGGCGCGGCGCCTTCCTGGCCCACGGCTCGCTGACCGAACCGGGCCGCTCCTCCTCGCTGGAGGTGACCTGCCCCGGTCCGGAGGCCGCCCTCGCCCTCGTGGGCGCGGCACGGCGGCTGAGCATCGCGGCGAAGGCCCGCGAGGTCAGGGGGGTGGACCGGGTCGTCGTGCGGGACGGGGACGCGATCGGTGCCCTGCTGACCCGGCTGGGCGCCCACGAGTCGGTGCTGGCCTGGGAGGAGCGGCGGATGCGTCGCGAGGTCCGCGCCACCGCCAACCGGCTGGCCAACTTCGACGACGCCAACCTGCGCCGTTCGGCCCGCGCGGCGGTCGCCGCCGGCGCCAGGGTGCAGCGGGCGCTGGAGATCCTGGCGGACGAGGTGCCCGAGCACCTCGCCGCCGCGGGCCGGCTCCGCATGGAGCACAAGCAGGCGTCCCTGGAGGAGCTGGGCGCGCTCGCGGACCCGCCGCTGACCAAGGACGCGGTCGCCGGCCGGATCCGCCGCCTGCTCGCCATGGCGGACAAGCGGGCCCAGGACCTGGGTGTCCCCGGGACCGAGTCCAATCTGAGCGAGGAGCTCGACGACAGCCTGGTCGGCTGA
- a CDS encoding M14 family metallopeptidase, whose amino-acid sequence MRRRAGSILAAASLLMAGLAAAPVAGAEPNGSPHGADGEALSVWRATVGKEQVPLLLDAGADAHELTEQVPERGSATLELVLTGRQAGRLREKGVALAEHTLTSQAEKRVAAAGDGVFRPYGGENGLKREVLATARSHPGLTKVVSLGKTVKGQDILALKVSKGAAKSRDGSRPATLYMSNQHAREWITPEMTRRLMHYYLDGYGKDTRVTKIVDSTELWFVLSANPDGYDFTHADPANRQWRKNLRDNDGDGRIEPGDGVDLNRNFAYKWGYDNEGSSPDPADETYRGTGPMSEPETRALDAFQKRIGFRYGVNYHSAAQLLLYGVGWQVATDTPDDIALKALAGTPQKPAVPGYRPQVSSELYTTNGEADGHAANVNGMQMFTPEMSTCATASRVDPNDDWEPADCASVFTFPDDERLIQAEFAKNVPFALAVAESASHPDRPVSLTGLDAPDFTPDAFTTSYARGGGQEVSVTARGSLVAKRLKYRVNGGRTHTGRLTAWRGGETYGGEDNLYFDQYRGEVAGAGPGDTVEVWFTGRTRGGKTTSSAPFTYTVAERPRGDVLVLAEEGGTSAARHAAAYTEALAATGRRAVVWDVATRGTPDPLGVLSHFRAVVWYTGAEQPSGPVMLAVRAYLNEGGKLVVAGEKSGGFVDIGRADSNDFAQYYLGAYHRAGLKGASAFAGSGGFGGVRATLGPAADNPLDDAGAYTVTSDTLKPDRFPRFRSSSAGDYPGLRTPFEPYEGSYFAAARHADDTWTRLSRTVDLTGVDAGAAPALRFQVSYDTEPGYDNLVVEAHTVGQDDWTTLPDAEGGTSSAAPADCGEGYYVGGHPFLTHYLTVGEDGCATTGTTGTWNAFTGPSNGWQRASVDLSAYAGKRVELSLSYISDPGTGGMGAFVDETALVVGGTPGGGEGFETALGAWSVTGAPAGSPGNGGDWVRSPGLFHSQAAVTTRDTVLLGFGLEHLGNAAERRQIIGRALGSLRR is encoded by the coding sequence ATGAGACGCAGAGCGGGATCGATCCTCGCCGCGGCTTCACTGCTGATGGCGGGGCTGGCGGCGGCACCCGTCGCCGGAGCGGAACCGAACGGCTCGCCCCACGGCGCCGACGGCGAAGCCCTCTCCGTGTGGCGCGCGACGGTCGGCAAGGAGCAGGTGCCGCTCCTGCTCGACGCGGGCGCCGACGCCCACGAGCTGACCGAGCAGGTACCGGAGCGGGGCTCCGCCACGCTGGAGCTCGTCCTCACCGGCCGGCAGGCCGGCCGGCTGCGCGAGAAGGGGGTCGCACTCGCCGAGCACACGCTGACCTCGCAGGCAGAGAAGCGGGTGGCCGCGGCGGGGGACGGCGTGTTCCGCCCGTACGGCGGAGAGAACGGCCTCAAGCGGGAGGTCCTCGCCACGGCCCGGAGCCATCCGGGCCTCACCAAGGTCGTCTCCCTCGGCAAGACGGTCAAGGGCCAGGACATCCTCGCCCTCAAGGTCAGCAAGGGCGCCGCGAAGTCCAGGGACGGTTCCCGCCCCGCCACCCTGTACATGTCCAACCAGCACGCCCGTGAGTGGATCACCCCCGAGATGACCCGGCGGCTGATGCACTACTACCTCGACGGGTACGGCAAGGACACCCGGGTCACGAAGATCGTCGACTCCACCGAACTGTGGTTCGTGCTCTCCGCCAACCCGGACGGCTACGACTTCACCCACGCCGATCCCGCCAACCGGCAGTGGCGCAAGAACCTGCGCGACAACGACGGCGACGGCCGGATCGAGCCGGGCGACGGCGTCGACCTCAACCGCAACTTCGCCTACAAGTGGGGATACGACAACGAGGGTTCGTCGCCCGACCCGGCCGACGAGACCTACCGCGGCACCGGCCCGATGTCCGAGCCGGAGACGAGGGCCCTGGACGCCTTCCAGAAGCGAATCGGCTTCCGGTACGGCGTCAACTACCACTCGGCCGCCCAGCTCCTGCTCTACGGCGTCGGCTGGCAGGTCGCCACCGACACCCCCGACGACATCGCGCTCAAGGCGCTCGCCGGCACCCCGCAGAAGCCGGCGGTCCCCGGCTACCGTCCGCAGGTCTCCTCGGAGCTCTACACCACCAACGGCGAGGCCGACGGCCACGCGGCCAACGTCAACGGGATGCAGATGTTCACCCCGGAGATGTCGACCTGCGCCACCGCCTCGCGCGTCGACCCGAACGACGACTGGGAGCCGGCCGACTGCGCCTCCGTCTTCACCTTCCCGGACGACGAGCGACTGATCCAGGCGGAGTTCGCGAAGAACGTCCCCTTCGCCCTCGCCGTCGCCGAGAGCGCCTCCCACCCGGACCGTCCGGTCTCCCTCACGGGCCTGGACGCCCCGGACTTCACCCCGGACGCCTTCACCACCTCCTACGCCCGCGGCGGCGGCCAGGAGGTCTCGGTCACCGCGCGCGGGTCGCTGGTGGCCAAGCGGCTCAAGTACCGCGTCAACGGGGGCCGTACGCACACCGGACGGCTCACGGCGTGGCGCGGCGGCGAGACCTACGGCGGTGAGGACAACCTCTACTTCGACCAGTACCGGGGCGAGGTGGCGGGCGCCGGGCCGGGCGACACGGTCGAGGTCTGGTTCACCGGCCGCACCCGCGGAGGGAAGACGACCTCGTCGGCGCCGTTCACCTACACGGTGGCCGAGCGTCCGCGGGGCGACGTGCTGGTCCTCGCGGAGGAGGGCGGGACGTCCGCCGCGCGGCACGCCGCCGCCTACACCGAGGCGCTCGCGGCCACCGGCCGCCGCGCCGTCGTCTGGGACGTCGCCACCCGGGGCACCCCGGACCCGCTCGGCGTGCTGAGCCACTTCCGCGCGGTCGTATGGTACACCGGCGCGGAACAGCCCTCGGGTCCGGTCATGCTCGCCGTCCGCGCCTACCTCAACGAGGGCGGCAAGCTGGTCGTCGCGGGGGAGAAGTCCGGCGGATTCGTCGACATCGGCCGTGCCGACTCCAACGACTTCGCCCAGTACTACCTCGGCGCCTACCACCGCGCCGGCCTGAAGGGTGCCTCCGCCTTCGCCGGTTCCGGCGGATTCGGAGGCGTCCGGGCCACGCTCGGGCCCGCCGCGGACAACCCGCTGGACGACGCCGGCGCCTACACCGTCACCTCCGACACCCTGAAGCCCGACCGGTTCCCGCGGTTCCGTAGCTCCTCCGCGGGCGACTACCCCGGTCTCCGCACCCCCTTCGAGCCCTACGAGGGCTCGTACTTCGCCGCCGCGCGTCATGCCGACGACACCTGGACCCGGCTCAGCCGGACCGTGGACCTCACCGGGGTCGACGCCGGCGCCGCGCCGGCCCTGAGGTTCCAGGTCAGCTACGACACCGAGCCGGGCTACGACAACCTCGTCGTCGAGGCGCACACCGTCGGACAGGACGACTGGACCACCTTGCCCGACGCCGAAGGCGGCACCTCCTCCGCGGCCCCGGCCGACTGCGGCGAGGGCTACTACGTCGGCGGTCACCCCTTCCTCACCCACTATCTGACGGTGGGCGAGGACGGCTGTGCCACGACCGGCACCACCGGTACCTGGAACGCCTTCACCGGCCCCTCCAACGGCTGGCAGCGGGCGTCGGTCGACCTGAGCGCCTACGCGGGCAAGAGGGTCGAGCTCTCGCTCTCGTACATCTCGGACCCCGGCACCGGGGGGATGGGCGCGTTCGTCGACGAGACCGCGCTCGTCGTCGGCGGCACGCCCGGGGGCGGCGAGGGCTTCGAGACGGCGCTGGGTGCCTGGTCCGTGACGGGGGCGCCGGCCGGCAGTCCCGGGAACGGCGGTGACTGGGTGCGCTCCCCGGGCCTCTTCCACTCCCAGGCGGCCGTCACCACCCGGGACACCGTCCTCCTCGGCTTCGGACTGGAGCACCTCGGGAACGCGGCGGAGCGGAGGCAGATCATCGGAAGGGCGCTCGGTTCCCTGCGCCGCTGA
- the gap gene encoding type I glyceraldehyde-3-phosphate dehydrogenase produces the protein MTIRVGINGFGRIGRNYFRALLEQGADIEIVAVNDLGDTATTAHLLKYDTILGRLKAEVTHTADTITVDGHTIKVLSERNPADIPWGRLGVDVVIESTGIFTKKADAEKHIAGGAKKVLISAPAKDEDITIVMGVNQDEYDPAQHHVISNASCTTNCVAPMAKVLDENFGIVKGLMTTVHAYTNDQRILDFPHSDLRRARAAAENIIPTTTGAAKATALVLPQLKGKLDGIAMRVPVPTGSATDLVVTLQREVTKDEVNAAFKKAADDGDLKGILYYTEDPIVSSDIVSDPASCTFDSSLTMVQEGNTVKILGWYDNEWGYSNRLVDLTVFVGGRL, from the coding sequence GTGACGATCCGCGTAGGCATCAACGGCTTTGGCCGCATCGGTCGTAACTACTTCCGCGCGCTGCTGGAGCAGGGTGCTGACATCGAGATCGTGGCTGTCAACGATCTGGGTGACACCGCGACCACTGCTCATCTGCTGAAGTACGACACCATCCTGGGACGCCTCAAGGCCGAGGTCACCCACACCGCCGACACCATCACCGTCGACGGTCACACCATCAAGGTGCTCTCCGAGCGCAACCCGGCCGACATCCCGTGGGGCCGGCTGGGCGTCGACGTCGTCATCGAGTCGACCGGCATCTTCACCAAGAAGGCCGACGCCGAGAAGCACATCGCGGGCGGCGCGAAGAAGGTCCTCATCTCGGCCCCGGCCAAGGACGAGGACATCACCATCGTCATGGGCGTCAACCAGGACGAGTACGACCCGGCGCAGCACCACGTCATCTCCAACGCCTCCTGCACCACCAACTGCGTGGCGCCGATGGCCAAGGTCCTCGACGAGAACTTCGGCATCGTCAAGGGCCTGATGACGACGGTCCACGCGTACACCAACGACCAGCGCATCCTGGACTTCCCGCACTCCGACCTGCGTCGCGCCCGCGCCGCCGCGGAGAACATCATCCCGACCACGACCGGTGCCGCCAAGGCCACCGCCCTGGTCCTCCCGCAGCTCAAGGGCAAGCTGGACGGCATCGCCATGCGTGTCCCGGTTCCCACCGGCTCCGCGACCGACCTGGTCGTGACGCTGCAGCGCGAGGTCACCAAGGACGAGGTCAACGCCGCGTTCAAGAAGGCCGCCGACGACGGCGACCTCAAGGGCATCCTGTACTACACCGAGGACCCGATCGTTTCCTCGGACATCGTCAGCGACCCGGCCTCCTGCACCTTCGACTCCTCCCTGACCATGGTCCAGGAGGGCAACACGGTGAAGATCCTCGGCTGGTACGACAACGAGTGGGGCTACTCCAACCGCCTCGTCGACCTCACGGTCTTCGTCGGCGGCCGGCTCTGA
- a CDS encoding phosphoglycerate kinase: MKTIDELLAEGVAGKRVFVRADLNVPLDGTTITDDGRIRAVVPTIKALAGAGARVVVASHLGRPKGAPDPAFSLAPAAARLGELLGADVAFATDTVGDSAASTVAALADGGVAVLENLRFNAGETAKDDAARGAFADRLAALADVYVGDGFGAVHRKHASVFDLPARLPHAAGYLIATEVGVLKRLTSDVRRPYVVVLGGAKVSDKLAVIDELLGRADRILIGGGMAYTFLYAKGYEVGVSLLQKDQVEIVKEYMRRAEDNGVELVLPVDVLVSADFPDLKTKAPATFETVDADKIPSTMLGLDSGPRTNALYASKIADAETVFWNGPMGVFEHPDYAGGTVAVAQALVDSSAYTVVGGGDSAAAVRTLGFDENAFGHISTGGGASLEYLEGKTLPGLAALED; the protein is encoded by the coding sequence ATGAAGACGATCGACGAGCTTCTCGCCGAAGGCGTCGCCGGCAAGCGGGTATTCGTCCGCGCCGACCTCAATGTGCCGCTGGACGGCACCACCATCACCGACGACGGCCGTATCCGTGCCGTGGTCCCCACGATCAAGGCGCTCGCCGGCGCCGGTGCCCGCGTCGTGGTCGCCTCCCACCTGGGCCGCCCCAAGGGTGCCCCGGACCCGGCCTTCTCACTCGCCCCGGCCGCCGCCCGTCTGGGTGAACTGCTCGGTGCCGATGTCGCGTTCGCGACCGACACCGTCGGTGACTCCGCCGCCTCCACCGTCGCGGCCCTGGCCGACGGCGGGGTCGCCGTGCTGGAGAACCTCCGTTTCAACGCCGGCGAGACCGCCAAGGACGACGCCGCGCGCGGCGCCTTCGCGGACCGGCTCGCGGCCCTCGCCGACGTCTACGTCGGCGACGGTTTCGGTGCCGTGCACCGCAAGCACGCCTCGGTCTTCGACCTTCCGGCCCGCCTGCCGCACGCCGCCGGCTACCTCATCGCGACCGAGGTCGGCGTCCTCAAGAGGCTCACCTCCGACGTCAGGCGGCCCTACGTGGTCGTCCTGGGCGGCGCCAAGGTCTCCGACAAGCTCGCCGTGATCGACGAGCTGCTCGGCCGGGCCGACCGCATCCTGATCGGCGGCGGCATGGCGTACACCTTCCTCTACGCCAAGGGCTACGAGGTCGGCGTCTCCCTGCTCCAGAAGGACCAGGTCGAGATCGTCAAGGAGTACATGCGACGCGCCGAGGACAACGGCGTCGAGCTGGTGCTCCCGGTCGACGTGCTGGTCTCCGCGGACTTCCCGGACCTCAAGACCAAGGCACCCGCCACGTTCGAGACCGTCGACGCCGACAAGATCCCGTCGACGATGCTGGGCCTCGACAGTGGCCCGAGGACGAACGCGCTCTACGCCTCCAAGATCGCCGATGCCGAGACCGTCTTCTGGAACGGTCCGATGGGCGTCTTCGAGCACCCCGACTACGCCGGCGGCACCGTCGCCGTCGCCCAGGCCCTCGTCGACAGCAGCGCCTACACCGTGGTCGGCGGTGGCGACAGCGCCGCCGCGGTCCGGACCCTGGGCTTCGACGAGAACGCCTTCGGCCACATTTCGACCGGTGGCGGCGCCTCCCTCGAATACCTCGAGGGCAAGACGCTCCCCGGCCTCGCCGCACTGGAGGACTGA
- the tpiA gene encoding triose-phosphate isomerase, whose protein sequence is MSSRTPLMAGNWKMNLNHLEAIAHVQKLAFALTDKDYDAVEVAVLPPFTDLRSVQTLVDGDKLKIKYGAQDISAHDSGAYTGEISGLMLSKLKCAYVAVGHSERRQYHAESDEVCNAKVKAAFTHGLTPILCVGEGLDVRRAGEQVPHTLRQIDGGLKDVPAEQAESVVIAYEPVWAIGTGEVATPEDAQEVCGAIRGRLAELYSQELADKVRIQYGGSVKAGNVAAIMAQPDVDGALVGGAALDADEFVKIVRFRDQ, encoded by the coding sequence GTGAGTTCCCGTACCCCGCTGATGGCGGGCAACTGGAAGATGAACCTCAACCACCTCGAGGCCATCGCCCACGTCCAGAAGCTCGCCTTCGCGCTCACCGACAAGGACTACGACGCCGTCGAGGTCGCGGTGCTGCCGCCCTTCACCGACCTGAGGTCCGTGCAGACCCTCGTCGACGGCGACAAGCTCAAGATCAAGTACGGTGCCCAGGACATCTCGGCGCACGACTCCGGTGCCTACACCGGTGAGATCTCGGGCCTGATGCTGTCCAAGCTGAAGTGCGCCTACGTGGCCGTGGGTCACTCCGAGCGACGTCAGTACCACGCGGAGTCGGACGAGGTCTGCAACGCCAAGGTGAAGGCCGCGTTCACGCACGGACTGACCCCGATCCTGTGCGTCGGCGAGGGCCTGGACGTCCGCAGGGCGGGTGAGCAGGTCCCGCACACGCTGCGCCAGATCGACGGCGGCCTGAAGGACGTCCCGGCCGAGCAGGCCGAGTCCGTCGTGATCGCCTACGAGCCGGTGTGGGCCATCGGTACCGGTGAGGTGGCCACCCCCGAGGACGCGCAGGAGGTCTGTGGCGCGATCCGCGGCCGTCTCGCGGAGCTGTACTCCCAGGAGCTGGCCGACAAGGTCCGCATCCAGTACGGCGGCTCGGTCAAGGCGGGCAACGTCGCCGCGATCATGGCGCAGCCGGACGTCGACGGCGCCCTGGTGGGCGGCGCGGCACTGGACGCCGACGAGTTCGTCAAGATCGTCCGCTTCCGCGACCAGTGA
- the secG gene encoding preprotein translocase subunit SecG yields MGFSIALIVFSALLMLLVLMHKGKGGGLSDMFGGGMQSSVGGSSVAERNLDRITVVVGLMWFACIVVLAVLMKANG; encoded by the coding sequence ATGGGGTTCTCGATCGCCCTGATCGTCTTCAGCGCGCTGCTGATGCTGCTCGTGCTGATGCACAAGGGGAAGGGTGGCGGCCTCTCCGACATGTTCGGCGGCGGCATGCAGTCGTCCGTCGGTGGCTCCTCGGTCGCCGAGCGTAACCTGGACCGGATCACCGTGGTGGTCGGTCTGATGTGGTTCGCGTGCATTGTCGTACTTGCCGTGCTGATGAAGGCGAATGGCTGA
- a CDS encoding RNA polymerase-binding protein RbpA, protein MASGNAIRGSRVGAGPMGEAERGESAPRLRISFWCSNGHETQPSFASDAQVPDTWDCPRCGFPAGQDQDNPPDPPRTEPYKTHLAYVRERRSDADGEAILAEALAKLRGEI, encoded by the coding sequence GTGGCAAGTGGCAACGCGATCCGGGGAAGCCGGGTCGGAGCGGGGCCGATGGGGGAGGCCGAGCGGGGCGAGTCGGCACCGCGCCTCCGCATCTCCTTCTGGTGCTCGAACGGGCACGAGACGCAGCCGAGCTTCGCCAGTGACGCGCAGGTCCCGGACACGTGGGACTGTCCGCGCTGCGGATTCCCGGCAGGTCAGGACCAGGACAACCCGCCGGACCCGCCTCGAACCGAGCCGTACAAGACGCACCTCGCGTACGTGCGCGAGCGACGCAGCGACGCGGACGGCGAGGCCATCCTCGCCGAGGCGCTCGCCAAACTCCGCGGCGAGATCTGA